TTTCTTACAGAGGCACATTGGCCAGCTCCTCTCACGGCTCCATGCCTATTCTCGGCCCTTCTCTGCTGTTCTGTGGGAAGCCAGCTTGCTGGATCAGAGGCAGTAATCCACAGGACAAGGTAAAACTGCCTCCACCACACCTGCTGGGAGAGCCCCCCTCAGGGGTGCAGCCTAGGTGACTGGCAGTTACCAGCAGCCTGCACAGTCTCCTGTTTGGGTTTTTATCTGGTCGTGCATTCAGCACATCTGAAAATGGTGACAGCAACACTAACTTGAGCAAGAATAAAATCACGAGGCTGCAGAGTGTCATAAGCCACTTGGGGCTTATACCCAGCCCCCAAGCATGTAAACACGCAAACTCAAGTAGGTATGGCTCTAAGAAGGTTCTAAAATATTCTTCAGATGCTAAGGAATAGAAGTGTTCAttggatataaaatatattttatctggccATGCACAgaggctcaatgcctgtaatcccagcactttgggaggctgacgtgggtggatcacctgacatcaggagttcaagaccagccctggccaacatggtgaaaccccatctctactaaaaatacaaaatagcagggtgtggtggtgggcatctgtaatccctgctacttggaaagctgaggcaggagaatcacttaaacccgggaggcgggggttgcagtgagctgagatcacgacattgcactccaacctaagtgacaagagcgaaactctgtctcaaaaaaaaaaaaaaccaaaaaaatcaaatatatatatatatatatatatttgttttatcttctcTTCTTACTATTGAGGGTAACCTCAGAGACAACCACGTTGGAGTAGGATACCACTCTGTGTGACAGTGGCCAAGCCCTGGCGGCCTGGGACGTGAGACTTGCAGTGCTAAAGCCAGAAAAGTCCTGGGCACACTAGATGAGTTGTTCACTCTAGGCCAGGGTCTCCAGCAAAGACATTTCTTGTCCCTCCTCCTTCCAGAGGCAGGTTGGGATTGCTGCTCACTTGACCTTTGAAACCCTGGAAGGCGAGAAAACCTCCTCAGAACTGACTGTGGTCAATAATGGCACCGTGGCCATTTGGTATGACTGGCGAGGGCAGCACCAGCCGGACACTTTCCAAGACCTTAAGAAGAACAGGATGCAGCGATTTTACTTTGACAACCGGGAAGGTACTTGGGAGAAGCCACCCTACGCGCTAGCTCCTGTCTGGGGCTGGTTTTGTCCTCCGTGAGACATCAAAGCTTAGTTATGGCCCAGCTTCCCTGCCTTGTCCCTCACATTCCTTCTGTGAAATGTGTGGCCTGACTACTCCTGTCTGTTGAGAGACTGATAGAACTTGAGGTGAGCCACCAGGGAGCAGAAACGTTCTAGGGGCTCTGTTATCTAGGTGCACAGGCCTGGGGCTAGGATGGCCAGCTGTCTCTGTTTGCCTGGGACTTTAGCACTCAAAATCCCACATTCCAGGAAACCTCTCAGCCCTGGGCAAACTGGAATGGTTGGCCAGCCACCTGGCCTGGGGCTCAGTTAACTGCCTGTAGGAGCGTGCAGGCCTGAGGCTCAGCCAGCTCCTGCATGTTGAAAACCTCGGTCTCTGTCCCTCTCAGGTGTGATTCTGCCTGGAGAAACTAAAACCTTTACATTCTTCTTCAAGTCTTTGACTGCTGGGATCTTCAGGGAATTTTGGGAGTTTCGAACCCATCCTACTCTTTTAGGAGGTGCTATACTGCAGGTCAATCTCCACGCGGTCTCCCTGACCCAGGATGTTTTTGAGGATGAGAGGAAAGTACTGGAGGTAAGGGACCCAGGACCATGGCCCCTGTGGACATCAGGTAGGGTATCCTGGTGTTCTTCCTGGCAGTGACTGAAGGGAGCATATTTCTCCCAGCCTAAGAGGAGAATTGGATTTTTAGCAAACAGGTAACTACTCTTGCTCCACAAACACTTCCCAGGGCTTGTGATTTAAAAGATGGGTGCGCTGGCTAGGCAGGCGAGGAGCAGGTTGCAGCAATGCCATGCATGGCCCCACTGAGTTAGAAAGAAATTAGACTGAGCCTTAAGAGGCAGACTGTAAAGTATAATATGTGGCCCTATGCACTGGTCTGTGTTTTGTTCATCGCTGCCTAGTACTACACAGTGGAGTTGCATTTAACCGACAAGACTTCAAAACCAGGgagaataattaattaataaatagcaGCGTGAGTCTGCCCACTGTCCCAATCAGCTGACAACTCTGGAGTGAGTGTGAGGTGGGACGTGGGAATCTGTCCTCCGCAGTGAGTTTCAGTGTGTCCATTTCAGTCGTGCATCCTGGGATTTGGTGGAAAGctgtgcttttttatttattgtggcCCCCAGTCACAAGGCCGTCTCCTTCATCTGGGGCTCAGCCAGTGGTGATCAAAGGTAATTTTGACAATGTCATGCTTGCTTTACTCACTGACCATAGGACCCATGTCTCATACAAGGCGCCCCTCCCGTGTTTCTGTGACACTCACTGAAGCCTGATGAAGGTTCATCACCATCCTCAGAAGCACCCCCACTATGTGCCCTGCCCCTTCTTCCTAATCTGGTGACATTCTAACTGTGTGACCACCAGGCCCCAGGCAGCCACAGCTGTCACTGGAACTGGCCCTCCTCTGGATCCTTTTCATccatttttagggaacaaggatGTCTGGAGAGACTCAGAGGTTTTCAGGTCTTAGaacaggcgtgtgtgtgtgtgtgagagagagagagagagagagagagacaatggcAGGAACTCAGACCCTAGGAAGGCACAAAGTCCTTGGGGGCTCCAACTTCCTGAAGGATGCATTGGTTTTGAGAGCCTGGGCTGCCATCCTCTGCCACCTTCCCTTTTGCAGGGCAAGCTGACTGCCCATGAGGCAGTCACTGTGGTTCGCGAAGTGCTGCAGGAGCTGCTGATGGGGATCCTGACCCCGGAGCGCACACCATCACCTGTGGATGCCTATCTCACCGAGGAAGACTTGTTCCGGCACAGGAATCCTCAGGTGAGGCCCAGCGCCAGCCCCTGCCCCCTCATGTGTGCCCTGCATcaagggtccccaacccccaggctgcacagcagcaggtgagcagtgggtgagccagcattaccgcctgagctccgcctcctgtcagatcagcggtggcattagattctcataggagcacgaatcctattgtgaactgcgcatgcgagggatgGAAATtgtacactccttatgagaatctaactaatgcctgatgatctgaggtggaacagtttcattctgAAACCATTCCCCCACTCTCTAccatccgtggaaaaattgtcttccacgaaaccagtccctggtgccaaaaaggttggggactgctgccctAGGTGACAGTAATAGCAAACTCTTATGTGCAAGGTGTGTTCTGCGCATCTTCCATGAGTAGCTCACCTCTCTTCACAGCAATCCTATGAGATGGGtactacttatttttatttatttatttttttaagaaatagcgTGTCATACTGTCACACTCCAGGTCAGAGTACAGTGTCCCACTCATAGCTCATTGTGacctcaaactccctggctcaggtgatcctcccacctcagcctcctgagtagctatgactacaggcatgcatcaccatgctcagctagtttctctctttttttttttgtttggtagagataggatctctctATGTCAtacaggccggtcttgaactcctgagttcaagtgatcttcctaccctggcctcccaaagcgctgggattgcaggcttgagccactgtgcctggccctggtaCTATTTATATCCTCATTTacattgaagaaactgaggcctgcaccccagcctccccCTCACACGCCTTCCCGTCCTCTGTTGCAGCTGCATTACGAGTACCAAGTGGTGCAAAGCCTGCACCAACTGTGGCGCCAGTATATGACCCTGCCCCCCAAGGCTAAGGAGGCCAGGCCAAGGGACAAGGAGCACGTCAGCCCCATAGCCACAGAGAAGGCCTCTGTGAATGCCGAGCTGTTACTACGCTTTTGGAGTCCCATCTCTGAACCTCAAGTGCCCCGGCCTGAGAACGAGGCCCTCAGGGAATCCGGGACCCAGAAGGCCAGAGTGGGGACCAAGAGTCCTCAGCGGAAGAGCATCATGGAGGAGATCCTGGTGGAGGAAAGCCCAGATGTGGACAGCGCCAAGAGCCCCTGGGAGCCGGATGGCCTTCCCCTGCTGGAGTGGAACCTCTGCTTGGAGGACTTCAGAAAGGTGCTTCCAAGACCCTGGAAGGCATTGGTAGAGAATATTCCTGCCTCGAACCAACAAGGGAGGCTCCAGCAGCCCCTCTTGCTCTATGggcaaagaaacaaaacctgAGAGCCCAGAGAAAGTGATCTCTTGggttatctatctatctctttatttatttttgagatgaagttttgctcttgttgcccaggttggagtgcagtagcacgatctcggctcactgcaacctccacctcccaggttcaagtgattctcctgcctcagcctcccaagtagctgagattactggcatgtgccaccacacctggctaatttttttttttttgatggaatcttgctgtgttgcccaggctggagtgcagtggtgcaatttcggctcactgcaacctctgcctcccgggttcaagtgattctcctgctcagcctccccgagcagctgggactacaggcatgcgccaccacatccagctagtttttgtatttttgtagacatggggtttcgctatgttggccaggctggtctcaaactcctgacctcgtgatccacccaccttggcctcccaaagtgctggtgttaaacaggtgtgagccaccacgccaggccaattttgtatttttagtagagacggggtttcatcatgttggtcaggctggtctcgaacacctgacctcaggtgatccacctgcctcagcctcccaaagtgctgggattacaggcgtgagcccccgtgcccagcgGGTTACCTGTTTTTGTCTGGGGTGCCCAAGCTGCTATATTCCAGGAGGGGGGCCTACTCTCTGACCCTGGCAAATCTTGGAGAAGGGGTTCATAGGTACAGATTTCTGAGGGGGGTCCCTGGCTCCCACCAAAGGCACCCAGACAGCTCTCCATAGCTGCATCCCCTCCTGGTTCCTGGTCCCCTGCCACACATCCCCACATCACCATGCCCTTCACTAGAGGACACAGAGAGCCTTGGTGTCCTGGTGCAGAATGGTGCCCATGGTGCCCATGACCCTGCCAGGCAGTGATGGTGCTCCCTGATGAGAACCAGAGAGAGGATGCGTTGATGAGGCTCAACAAAGCAGCCCTGGAGCTGTGCCAGAAGCCAAGGCCATTGCAGTCCAACCTCCTGCACCAGATGTGGTAGGTGCCCCGCCAGGAGAGCCGCCCCATCTCCTTCCCTTTGTGGCATCTGCAGGGGTCCTGGCCAGGCAGTCCTGGGACTCCAGGGGTCTGAGCTTCCCTTGAGCTCAGGTTGCTAGAGCATGCCGCAAACATTCCATGTTCTGGAAGCCCTGCAGTGCCTGCTGCTCACTGGAGAGCGGTCACAGCAGATCAAAcaccttatcttttttttcttccccttttctccttGTTCCTTCTCAGTGAGCAGGGGAATGAAAAAAGGAGAAGCCAGAGGGCAGAAAGAAGAGGGGGGGCAGATTCCAATAAAAGCTTCATTTCTCTGTTGTCACCTTCCCCAGTACCTGTTTGGAACTTGCTTGTATAGGCGTGGGGTCCTTTTCAAGGCCCTCAGGACAAGCCCCAGGAGCCTTACGCTGGAAGTCTCATGCAAGGTTCAGCCCCTCCAGTGGGACTGGACCCAAGTCTGGCCCTGGCCTCAAGCCCTCTGAAGTAGGACTGAATTCATGCAGGCCTCCTAACCCTAGTCCTcggccattttttttcttagttgccACCCAAGGCAAGCCAGAACCCCCTCCAAGCACTTGCCCTGGTGGGGAACAGTGAGGATGCTGGCTGCTCAGGGGTGTGGCATTTCCACAGCAGCTCGTGGCACCAGGGTCTTTGAAGGGAGGGACCCAAGCCTCTGCAGGTTCAAGGACAAATGAGGAGTGATGGCATTTCTCCACTAGGTCTTGCTCTCTAGTTTGCAGCTGTGGCGAGATGTGATTGACAGCCTGGTGGGCCATTCCATGTGGCTGAGGTCTCTGCTGGGCCTGCCTGAGAAGGAGACCATCTATTTGAATGTGCCTGAAGAGCAAGGTCAGATCTTGTGCAACCAACCACACCTCTGCATAGCCCTCCTCATCTCTCTGAATGCACAAGCAGCAGTGCCTGGGCCAGTCATACTCCTTTGGTGGAAGCTCTGCTAGGTTGAGCCCATGGAGTAGGCCCCTTATCCCTTTCTATCGGCTGCCAGGATGTGGTACCCAGAAGCTACCTTAGTGACCACCTTGGTTTAGTAATCccagaaaagttaaatgacttaTCCATGGCCATTCATGGGAgcgtggcagagctgggaccagaaCACAGGCACCACCGTCCTGTTTCATGAAGCCACTCACCTACCAGGGCTCAAGGCTATTGCCCTTTGCTTTTCCACCTCCCCTCAAGCCTCCTCACGTACCTGCGGCATCCACTAGGCTGTTGGGGGCCTGCCAGATTTTCTTCCACCCACCTCCCTTAGATCAAAAATCACCTACTATCATGGAAGTGAAGGTACCTGCGGGGAAAGCTGGGAAGGAGGAGCGGAAAGGAGCAGCCCAGGAAAAGAAACAACTGGggatcaaagacaaagaaaacaagaaaggagcCAAGCTGCTCGGGAAAGAGGCATGCTGGGGCGTGGTCTGGgccaggtggggctggggaggggattGGAGGGGCTGCGGAGGTGGGGGCTGTGGAGGTGGGCATGTGCCCAGGCTCTCCCAGTGAGCTACTGTTGAGGACATCCTGGGCCTACCTCTGGAGCTCCTGAAGGCTATGTGTGTCTCCCTCTTCCAGCAGGACCGTCCCAACAGCAAGAAGCACAAGGCAAAGGACAACAAGAAAGTCATAAAATCTGCAAGTCGGGACAGGTTTTCCTTGGAAGACCCTACCCCTGACATCATCCTCCCTTCTCAAGAACCCATAGACCCCCTGGTCATGGAGAAATACACCCAGAGGCTGCACAGTGAGGTGAAGGGAAGCACCCAgcagccattcccctgcctcccacctgccTCATTCATTCTGTTCGGTCTGCAAACAATAAGTGCCCACTCCATCATGGTGGAAGCAGAGCTGCTTCAGGAAGGGCATCCTCGTGTGTGAGACAGGCCTCATGAATAAGGAATGCGCCTAGCATGTTAGGTGATGAGCATGATGGGAGAGAAGATAGACCAGGCAGGGAATGGAGGCACAGAGGCCTCAGTCGGTGACAACCCACAAAGATttgaagggaggggaagggtggCCAAGTGGACATCCAGTAAAGAGTGCTCCAGGCATGGGGAGCAACTGCCACAGGAGGGAGGGGCCAGAAGGGAGAGGGCGGTAGTGGGGAGCAGGTCataggggtgggggatggtttgcAGGCTATTGTGAAGACTTGGGATTTTTCGGAGTGAAATGAGAAGTCACGCAAGGTTTTGAATAGAAACGCGATAGGGTCTGATAGGCTTTAGAAGACGGCTCTGGCCGCCCTTTGGAGAACAGACTCTAGGGGAACAGAGAGGAAGGAAACCCTTCTCTTTCTACTGCTTCCACTTACTCCCCATCAGGTGCATCCTGGCAGATGCGTTCCTTAGGAGAACACCATGTAGGGTGCATTCCCATCAACTGTAAGGGTTTTGAAGGACTAGAGAGACTTCATCCTAATCCGTTCTTAAGTAGCAAGTCCTTAGAAATTCACCCAGGTTttccgttttgttttttttttgttactgttgttgtttgttttggaggGGAGGTGCACAAAGCCATTTTCAATATGTCAGTATGTCTAATGGCGATGCCTTGTCTTCCTCTAATGTGGGTAGCTGGGGAGCTGGGATTACATCATGTATTGTGGTCATACTCTGGATCTCATTTGATCAAAAGTTCCATTTGCCACTGGTGACATCACTAAGATATCAGATGGTTGATGGGGTCTAGAAAGTAATTAAAGGGCTCTGAGGACCCATGGGGGTCGACCCTTCCATGGCTCTTTGATATGAAGAATCAACTtgcagaccaggtgcagtggctcatgcctgtaatcccagcactttgggaggccaaggtgggcagattgcctgagctcaggagttcaaaaccagcctgggcaacatggtgagatcccatttctactaaaaattcaaaaaaatagccaggcatggtgacactcacctgtagtcccagctacttgggtggctgaggcaaaagaatagcttgaacccaggaagtggaggttgcagtgagcggagatcacgccatttcactccagcttgggagacagagtgagactcttatctccaaaaaaaaaaaaaagagaatcaactTGCCGGCCAGGcaccggtggctcacacctgtaatcctagccctttgggaggctgaggtggattgcttgagcccagaagttcgacatcagcctagacaacacagggagaccccatcgctacagaaaaaaaaaagaatcaacttgCCTGGGCTTGTATGATCCAACCCCATTGGAAGGCTCAGTCCCAGAGACCTTTCAGTCTGTGGATCTGTTATGATACAGGAAGGAAAATTGGCCTCCAGGAGGCCAGAGTAGAACCGGGGCTGAGCCCAGGCCTACCCCAAATGGCTAAATGGGCACCGCTCCATGGGCTCCCTGGCATTGCCCCTTTAACAACTTAGCTCTAGTGCCTCCATATGTCAAAGGTACCAGTGCAGGGCCACCTCCCCAGACTGGTTTGAAAAAACTGCAAAAGCacgtggattgcttgagcccaggagttcgagactagcctgggcaatgtggtgaaaccccatctctacaaaaaatagaataaagtagccaggtgtggtggtgcacgcctgtagtcccagctacttgggaggctgagatgggagaatcacttgagccagggaagtcaaggctgcagtgagccatgagcacaccactggactccagcctgggtgacgcagtgagatcctgtcttaaaaaaaaaaaaaaaaaaaaaatctgcaaaaccaaaaattatttcACAAGAACTTTGAACTTGTGAAATTCTTTCACAAACAACTGGTTTCTCTCCTCTCTCACAGCACAGTTGATATATAGGTGCTTCCCACAGAGTAAACCCTGCCTGTGATGTTGTCCTGTTCTTCCAGGTCCGTGGGCTGCTGGACACCCTGGTGACTGACTTGATGGTCCTGGCTGATGAGCTCAGCCCCATAAAGAATGTCTAGGAGCCTTTGCGTCTCTGCAGGTGATTCTCGGGCCCAAGCAACCTTCTGGAAAACGGgttaataaatcaataaagaacCTTCAAGTTTCTACTACTTCCGTGTGCCTCTGTGTCTTGCATGATGGATCTTGGCTAAGTCAGCTCCTGATCCAGGTCCTCCCATGTCCCACCTGCCCTCAGATCCCCTCCTGCCAGCTGCCAGAGACCTCCAGCAGGAGGAGAGACAGACATAGCTGGGGAGGTGATGTGTGGGATGCCAAGCAGAAGAGCAGGTTGGTAGCAAGACAAGGAGTCAGGTGACAGGACACAGTGTGTCACCTCTGGTGGTCCCTGCCTCTGGCTTCCTTGGCCCACACTTTTAGGGTCATGCTTCCTGGAGCCAGGTCTTCCCGAAGTGTCATCACCAAGTATGACAAAGTGTGAGATAAGGAGTAGAACTAGACCCATGGGACCTGGCTCCCTGCCATCTCCCCTCTTCAGCTGGGTCCCAGGGCCCCAACTCAGTCCCTGAAGATCATGCTCACCACACCTCTTCAGCTTTAGAGGCCACATCACCTTGTTATTTCGGGGTCTAGTCTGCCTTATCCCCCTCCTCATCTCAAACTATCTGGCCTTGAGCCATCTTTCTGCCTTAAAAACAGCTGCTGATCTTCATGCTACCTCCCTTGCTCAGGGGAACATGAAACAGGCTAGAAATGGCTCTCAGAAAGACAGGTATTGTCAGCTCAAACTCAGGCCCCTCATTGTCTTCTGTCAGTCCATTTGGGGCTGGGCTCCCTGTGTGAACAGCACTCCAGGCTCCCAGAGTTTGAAAAACAACTTTGGTTCTTGGATGGGTGGGCATCTAAGTGGTCCTCAGGCATCCTCCAGTTGAGatgcaggaggaggaggatggacAGCAAGATCTGACTCCGTGTGGGAAAGGCAGGGAGGGGGCTGTGCTGGAGTCCTGATGCCCTCCTCCCCGAGAAGG
This Nomascus leucogenys isolate Asia chromosome 14, Asia_NLE_v1, whole genome shotgun sequence DNA region includes the following protein-coding sequences:
- the MYCBPAP gene encoding MYCBP-associated protein isoform X3, translating into MKKVVSKQPPPRLIGGCAPPRGAPVAVDAVAAVGWRVRRSRGVSGPAVPGGTMKSLKKDSRLRITPTRLLEAAESVKEKKRAKGPEQPTPTIQEEPEPVSNILQGDDILALAIKKEDLKEQHIPRLTEKEDKRVITQKFIVRKLKPTDPRRKVCHLVARPANPDAATKPLDYSGPGDSFDGSDQILPHHILGSLQDFKRIALARGNTQLAERIPTSPCLMTLISAEGESKQKAPKEEKRPPWAPPPQHNFLKNWQRNTALRKKQQEALSEHLKKPVSELLMHTGETYRRIQEERELIDCTLPTRRDRKSWENSGFWSRLEYLGDEMTGLVMTKTKTQRGLMEPITHIRKPHSIRVETGLPAQRDASYRYTWDRSLFLIYRRKELQRIMEELDFSQQDIDGLEVVGKGRPFSAVTVEDCTVFERSQGGSSEETTYLGTLASSSHGSMPILGPSLLFCGKPACWIRGSNPQDKRQVGIAAHLTFETLEGEKTSSELTVVNNGTVAIWYDWRGQHQPDTFQDLKKNRMQRFYFDNREGVILPGETKTFTFFFKSLTAGIFREFWEFRTHPTLLGGAILQVNLHAVSLTQDVFEDERKVLEGKLTAHEAVTVVREVLQELLMGILTPERTPSPVDAYLTEEDLFRHRNPQLHYEYQVVQSLHQLWRQYMTLPPKAKEARPRDKEHVSPIATEKASVNAELLLRFWSPISEPQVPRPENEALRESGTQKARVGTKSPQRKSIMEEILVEESPDVDSAKSPWEPDGLPLLEWNLCLEDFRKAVMVLPDENQREDALMRLNKAALELCQKPRPLQSNLLHQMCLQLWRDVIDSLVGHSMWLRSLLGLPEKETIYLNVPEEQDQKSPTIMEVKVPAGKAGKEERKGAAQEKKQLGIKDKENKKGAKLLGKEQDRPNSKKHKAKDNKKVIKSASRDRFSLEDPTPDIILPSQEPIDPLVMEKYTQRLHSEVKGSTQQPFPCLPPASFILFGLQTISAHSIMVEAELLQEGHPRV
- the MYCBPAP gene encoding MYCBP-associated protein isoform X7 produces the protein MKKVVSKQPPPRLIEKKRAKGPEQPTPTIQEEPEPVSNILQGDDILALAIKKEDLKEQHIPRLTEKEDKRVITQKFIVRKLKPTDPRRKVCHLVARPANPDAATKPLDYSGTPSLSPGFTVFQLVGPGDSFDGSDQILPHHILGSLQDFKRIALARGNTQLAERIPTSPCLMTLISAEGESKQKAPKEEKRPPWAPPPQHNFLKNWQRNTALRKKQQEALSEHLKKPVSELLMHTGETYRRIQEERELIDCTLPTRRDRKSWENSGFWSRLEYLGDEMTGLVMTKTKTQRGLMEPITHIRKPHSIRVETGLPAQRDASYRYTWDRSLFLIYRRKELQRIMEELDFSQQDIDGLEVVGKGRPFSAVTVEDCTVFERSQGGSSEETTYLGTLASSSHGSMPILGPSLLFCGKPACWIRGSNPQDKRQVGIAAHLTFETLEGEKTSSELTVVNNGTVAIWYDWRGQHQPDTFQDLKKNRMQRFYFDNREGVILPGETKTFTFFFKSLTAGIFREFWEFRTHPTLLGGAILQVNLHAVSLTQDVFEDERKVLEGKLTAHEAVTVVREVLQELLMGILTPERTPSPVDAYLTEEDLFRHRNPQLHYEYQVVQSLHQLWRQYMTLPPKAKEARPRDKEHVSPIATEKASVNAELLLRFWSPISEPQVPRPENEALRESGTQKARVGTKSPQRKSIMEEILVEESPDVDSAKSPWEPDGLPLLEWNLCLEDFRKAVMVLPDENQREDALMRLNKAALELCQKPRPLQSNLLHQMCLQLWRDVIDSLVGHSMWLRSLLGLPEKETIYLNVPEEQDQKSPTIMEVKVPAGKAGKEERKGAAQEKKQLGIKDKENKKGAKLLGKEQDRPNSKKHKAKDNKKVIKSASRDRFSLEDPTPDIILPSQEPIDPLVMEKYTQRLHSEVKGSTQQPFPCLPPASFILFGLQTISAHSIMVEAELLQEGHPRV